AACCGAAGAAGATATGGTAAACAGAATAAAATTTGATGTTTTTTATATCGAAAATTGGTCCTTAATAATGGACGTTAAAATCATTTTTCAAACAGTTTTTAATATTTTCAAAGGAGAAGATAAGGCTTATTAAAAAACATTTTTTTCAATTAAATCATTCATTTGATTATCTAAATTGAATTTTTGTTGAGCGGTATAAAAAATTCTTTTTTTCATTTCGTCTAGTTCCGATTTACTCAGCAAAGCAATTTCTTTAAGTTTTTCATTTAGCTCTAAATAGTTGCCAACCTTTGCAACCCAACCTAAATTATCTTCAGCAACAATATTCTCGCCTTCTCCACCACCAAAATACAGAATAGGTAAACCAAGAGAACCATATTCAAAGATCTTAGAAGGAACAGAACCATAAATTCTAGTTTTCAAAGGAACTATGGCAATATCAAATGATTGTAATTGAGCATGCAATTCTTTTCGGTCTAACATTCCATGGAAGAACAGTTGAGTAGAATTTTGACTCGAAATCAAGGCTTCTATCTGTAATTTTTCGGCGCCATCACCAAATAGGTGCAACTCGAGATTTAACCCTTTTAAATCAATATTTTGACACAATTCAAGAACACCTTGTGCAATACCCAATAAGCCTGCATAAAATAGTTTAATAGGTTTATTTTCTTCCGTTTTTAAATTACTTTCACTAATGTTATGATCGGGAAAATTGCGGTATAAAAAACATTCTTTCTCAGGATAAATAGTATGAATATGCGTAATTATTTCATTGGATTGCCCTAAGATTAAAGTCGCTTTTTTGTAAATAAAGCGTTCAAGAAAAAGTGAAAATTTATGAGAAAAGGAATTCGCTTTCAAAGCATTTAATTCGATAGCAGCTAATGGCCACAAATCGGAAATGTTTAAAATTATTTTTTTGTTTTTTAACGAAAGCACAAAAACAGAAATAAAAGAAAGCAATAAAGGAGGCGATTGAACGATAACTTTCTTAGGTGTTTTCTTGAACAATAAATAGAAAAAAAGACTCAACGAAAAAGATAATACGGAAATAATTCGGACGAGTAAATTTTTACTAACACTTGGATATATCCAAAGCCTTTTCACGGTTATATTATCACGATTTTCTGTTACTGAAAACTTCCCTTTATATTCTGGAAATAATTCACCTTTCGGATAATTACCAAGAGGACAAATTACAGAAACCTTGTATTTATTTTTATCCAATTTCAAAGCCAATTGCTCAATTCTATTGGCCGCAGCACCTTTTTCGGGCGGATAGTAATTGGATATAATTAGAATTTCCTCCAT
The window above is part of the Flavobacterium sp. N1994 genome. Proteins encoded here:
- a CDS encoding glycosyltransferase family 4 protein, whose protein sequence is MEEILIISNYYPPEKGAAANRIEQLALKLDKNKYKVSVICPLGNYPKGELFPEYKGKFSVTENRDNITVKRLWIYPSVSKNLLVRIISVLSFSLSLFFYLLFKKTPKKVIVQSPPLLLSFISVFVLSLKNKKIILNISDLWPLAAIELNALKANSFSHKFSLFLERFIYKKATLILGQSNEIITHIHTIYPEKECFLYRNFPDHNISESNLKTEENKPIKLFYAGLLGIAQGVLELCQNIDLKGLNLELHLFGDGAEKLQIEALISSQNSTQLFFHGMLDRKELHAQLQSFDIAIVPLKTRIYGSVPSKIFEYGSLGLPILYFGGGEGENIVAEDNLGWVAKVGNYLELNEKLKEIALLSKSELDEMKKRIFYTAQQKFNLDNQMNDLIEKNVF